The Helicobacter mustelae genome has a segment encoding these proteins:
- a CDS encoding type II secretion system protein, producing the protein MGGFSMIELVFVIVILGVLASIAIPRLSLTRSDAQYTAVLADIQSALNSIQQKFITQDLDPNALNGAFIMQAAGLSYARWIPDGAGVRLAKNNAVDAQNNCVFLRFENMHLKLIVDRSVASPLCQKLSKQYPSPVDIPLESSAIKF; encoded by the coding sequence ATGGGTGGTTTTAGCATGATCGAACTTGTATTTGTGATCGTGATTTTGGGGGTTTTGGCAAGTATTGCCATCCCTAGACTATCGCTTACAAGGAGCGATGCACAATACACTGCTGTGCTTGCAGACATCCAAAGTGCACTCAATTCGATTCAACAAAAATTCATCACCCAAGATCTTGACCCCAATGCTCTAAATGGTGCATTTATTATGCAGGCAGCAGGTCTAAGCTATGCGCGCTGGATTCCTGATGGTGCGGGTGTCAGACTGGCTAAAAATAATGCAGTGGATGCGCAAAATAATTGTGTTTTTCTGAGGTTTGAGAACATGCACCTAAAATTAATTGTTGATAGGTCAGTTGCTAGCCCACTCTGCCAAAAATTATCCAAGCAATATCCCAGTCCAGTTGACATTCCGCTTGAGAGTTCTGCCATCAAATTCTAA
- the fabD gene encoding ACP S-malonyltransferase, producing MKYAFIFPGQGSQTIGMGKDFYDNFDPAKELFEKASDILQIDMKKLCFEQSDLIHQTQFTQPAIFLVSMVAHAILQQESPLLAHLALGHSLGEISAVCVAHGMSFEDGIALTHQRGKLMHEACEGRDAGMMVIVGCEDGALEEFCAGMREEGKSIWCANYNGEGQMVLAGLKKDLTEAESHIKALGSKRALLLPISTASHCPLLESMSAKFQALLQPILAANFSLPVISNATTDAYSTRPDALQALSHQLTSPVLYKQSIQKIDPEIDGYIEFGNGNVLKGLNKRLSTKETLSISDTASLKEALAKLQEGRI from the coding sequence ATGAAGTACGCCTTTATTTTTCCCGGTCAGGGGAGTCAGACCATTGGCATGGGCAAGGATTTTTATGACAATTTTGACCCTGCCAAAGAGCTTTTTGAAAAGGCAAGCGATATTCTGCAAATCGATATGAAAAAGCTCTGCTTTGAGCAAAGTGACCTCATCCATCAGACGCAATTCACCCAGCCTGCGATCTTTCTTGTGAGCATGGTTGCCCATGCCATATTGCAGCAAGAATCCCCCCTGTTAGCGCATTTGGCCCTTGGGCATTCTTTGGGGGAAATTAGCGCGGTTTGCGTTGCTCATGGCATGAGCTTTGAGGATGGGATTGCCCTCACGCATCAGCGTGGCAAATTGATGCATGAAGCCTGTGAAGGCAGGGACGCTGGGATGATGGTCATCGTGGGTTGTGAAGATGGTGCATTGGAGGAGTTTTGTGCAGGGATGCGCGAAGAAGGCAAAAGCATCTGGTGTGCCAACTACAATGGAGAGGGGCAGATGGTGCTTGCTGGGCTCAAAAAAGATCTCACAGAGGCAGAATCTCACATCAAGGCGCTGGGGTCAAAGAGGGCGCTATTGCTGCCCATTTCCACTGCGAGCCATTGTCCCTTGCTTGAGAGTATGAGCGCCAAGTTCCAGGCGCTCTTACAGCCTATACTTGCAGCAAATTTCTCTCTGCCTGTGATCTCTAATGCCACTACAGATGCCTATAGCACGAGACCCGATGCGCTGCAGGCCCTAAGTCATCAGCTCACCTCTCCTGTGCTTTATAAGCAAAGCATCCAAAAGATTGATCCAGAAATTGATGGCTATATCGAGTTTGGCAATGGAAATGTTTTAAAAGGTCTAAACAAGCGTCTAAGCACAAAGGAGACTCTAAGCATTTCTGATACCGCTTCCCTCAAAGAAGCTCTAGCAAAACTCCAAGAAGGAAGGATTTAA
- the glnA gene encoding type I glutamate--ammonia ligase: MQEQIQKFFHFCQENEVEFIDFRFSDIKGAWHHLAYCVQAVEASMLVEGIPFDASSMKGWQGIEKSDMILKPDLVRYFIDPFSADSTVVVFCDIWDIYQDAPYEKCPRSIAKKAMEYLKQSGIGDEVFIGAENEFFIFDNVKIKDAVNCQYYEIDSEEGDWNRDKDMENGVNIGHRSGTKGGYFPVPPVDSMMDIRAEIVKVLHQVGLETFVVHHEVAQGQGEIGVKFGNLLEAADNIQKLKYVVKMVAHLNGKTATFMPKPLFGDNGNGMHTHVSIWKDGQNLFAGEKYKNLSHEALYFLGGVLKHARSVAAFTNASANSFKRLIPGFEAPSILTYSANNRSASVRIPYNSKGKSSRLEFRFPDSSANPYLAFCAILMAGLDGIMHKIEPGDPMDINLFKLHLDEIRARGIKQMPHTLRTALEEMLLDHEYLKRGEVFTEVFIQTYKSVKFRTEVWPIEARPHPYEFITTYSC; this comes from the coding sequence ATGCAAGAACAAATTCAGAAATTTTTTCATTTTTGCCAAGAAAATGAAGTGGAATTCATTGATTTTAGGTTTAGTGATATCAAGGGTGCTTGGCATCATCTTGCTTACTGCGTTCAAGCAGTGGAAGCATCCATGCTAGTGGAGGGGATTCCTTTTGATGCGAGTTCGATGAAGGGCTGGCAGGGCATCGAAAAATCTGACATGATACTAAAACCAGATCTAGTGCGCTATTTCATCGATCCCTTTAGCGCGGATTCCACTGTCGTGGTGTTTTGTGATATCTGGGATATTTATCAGGATGCTCCTTATGAAAAATGCCCGCGCTCCATCGCAAAAAAGGCGATGGAATATCTCAAGCAAAGCGGCATTGGCGATGAGGTATTCATCGGTGCGGAGAATGAATTTTTCATCTTTGATAATGTCAAAATCAAAGATGCTGTCAACTGCCAATATTATGAAATTGATAGCGAGGAGGGGGATTGGAATCGCGATAAGGATATGGAAAATGGTGTCAACATCGGGCATCGCTCTGGGACAAAGGGGGGGTATTTCCCCGTGCCTCCTGTAGATAGCATGATGGATATTCGCGCAGAAATCGTCAAGGTTTTGCATCAGGTGGGGTTAGAGACCTTTGTCGTGCATCATGAGGTCGCCCAGGGACAGGGTGAAATCGGAGTGAAATTTGGGAATCTTTTGGAGGCTGCAGACAATATTCAAAAGCTTAAATATGTCGTAAAAATGGTGGCGCATCTCAATGGAAAAACCGCGACTTTTATGCCAAAGCCTCTCTTTGGGGATAATGGAAATGGCATGCATACGCATGTGAGCATTTGGAAAGATGGGCAAAATCTCTTTGCGGGGGAAAAATACAAAAATCTAAGTCATGAGGCGTTGTATTTTCTGGGCGGAGTCCTCAAGCATGCTCGCTCAGTGGCTGCATTTACCAATGCCTCAGCGAATTCTTTCAAGCGCTTGATTCCTGGCTTTGAAGCCCCATCAATTCTTACTTATTCTGCAAACAATAGAAGTGCTAGCGTGCGTATTCCCTACAATAGCAAGGGCAAGAGCTCGCGGCTAGAATTTCGCTTCCCCGATAGCTCAGCTAACCCCTATCTAGCATTTTGCGCGATTTTGATGGCTGGGCTTGATGGCATTATGCACAAGATTGAGCCTGGAGATCCTATGGATATTAATTTGTTCAAACTTCATTTGGATGAGATTCGGGCAAGGGGTATCAAGCAGATGCCTCACACCCTACGCACGGCATTGGAGGAAATGCTGCTAGATCATGAGTATCTCAAGCGAGGCGAGGTGTTTACAG
- a CDS encoding ferritin — translation MLSKEVVKMLNQQIVKEMYAANLYLSMSSWCYEKSFDGAGGFLFNHAGQESDHAKKLITYLNETDSKVELEAIPAPTNEFKSLLQVFEATYEHEKQITKSINELVDHMLAHKDYATFNFLQWYVAEQHEEEALFRDIVNKLTMVGDNGNGLYLIDQYLKGIASSEK, via the coding sequence ATGTTAAGTAAAGAAGTCGTAAAAATGCTCAATCAACAAATTGTAAAAGAAATGTATGCAGCAAATCTCTATCTCTCCATGAGCTCTTGGTGCTATGAAAAAAGTTTTGATGGCGCGGGAGGATTTTTGTTCAATCATGCAGGACAAGAAAGCGATCATGCAAAAAAACTCATCACCTACCTCAATGAAACAGATTCCAAAGTAGAGCTTGAAGCCATCCCCGCTCCAACCAATGAATTCAAGAGCCTTTTGCAGGTATTTGAAGCCACTTATGAACATGAGAAACAAATCACCAAATCCATCAATGAACTTGTAGATCACATGCTCGCACACAAGGATTATGCGACTTTCAATTTCTTGCAATGGTATGTAGCCGAGCAACACGAAGAAGAAGCGCTATTCCGCGACATCGTAAACAAGCTTACCATGGTTGGCGACAATGGCAATGGACTCTATTTGATCGATCAGTATCTCAAGGGCATTGCCTCTTCTGAGAAATAA
- a CDS encoding 5'-methylthioadenosine/adenosylhomocysteine nucleosidase yields MNIGILGAMQEEIAPLLQIFGENHTHEIAGNVFYEVACKNSRIFLAYSKIGKVHASITATTMITHFHCECILFSGVAGALNPSLKVGDLLLASKLCQHDVDISAFGHPLGFIPESSIYIPADPALNAVAKNIAKEQNIPLKEGIIASGDQFIADAAKKQWLIKEFQADAVEMEGAAVAVACNLFKIPFCIFRSISDSADGEADASFDTFLQKAAEVSAHFVKSIVEGLS; encoded by the coding sequence ATGAATATTGGAATCTTGGGGGCAATGCAAGAGGAAATCGCCCCATTGCTGCAGATCTTTGGAGAAAATCACACGCACGAGATTGCGGGGAATGTTTTTTATGAGGTTGCTTGCAAAAATTCTCGGATATTTTTGGCCTATAGCAAGATTGGAAAGGTGCATGCAAGCATCACCGCAACCACGATGATTACGCATTTTCACTGTGAATGTATCCTTTTTAGCGGGGTGGCTGGTGCGCTCAATCCTTCTTTGAAGGTAGGAGATCTCCTGCTTGCTAGCAAACTCTGCCAACATGATGTAGACATCAGTGCTTTTGGGCATCCCCTGGGTTTTATCCCTGAAAGCAGCATTTACATTCCTGCAGATCCCGCACTTAATGCAGTCGCCAAAAACATTGCCAAGGAGCAGAATATTCCACTCAAAGAGGGCATCATCGCATCAGGGGATCAATTCATCGCAGATGCTGCCAAAAAGCAGTGGCTAATCAAAGAGTTCCAAGCAGATGCGGTGGAGATGGAGGGGGCGGCTGTAGCAGTGGCATGCAATCTCTTCAAAATCCCCTTTTGCATCTTTCGCTCTATTAGCGATAGCGCTGATGGAGAGGCAGATGCGAGTTTTGATACTTTCTTGCAAAAAGCAGCAGAGGTCTCTGCGCATTTTGTCAAATCCATAGTAGAAGGACTCTCATGA
- a CDS encoding type II secretion system F family protein, translating into MPRYRIKGIKNAHPISTTLSAKNLTEAEQKAQKIQITPISITLQQSFWRSKSPKEELIACFEQISLLLQSSLPLDEILQHCANISHPHLQGLLLQTKDGLQEGKTLPQSFEAFGQLLTPLHYALLEVGSKTGRLQENFLLIAKDLGQKHEFNKRLKKALFYPFIVLLGVVVTFFCAVILIIPEFEKLFSEKTLPFPTKSLIYLEHFLFHYGIFTLSFLAFLLLILRIFIKKSQKLRLFFHQSILDLPFFGHALLSRYLQNFFQSLYFFQNAGVDLQKGLQVSLETLHNSALQDAFSQMCRGLTEGSRLSVVSAQNKYLDSISTALLASGEQSGNLEHAFLHIAKYYEKKGMEIMDKILRSIEPFATVLMAAMVLYLALGIFLPIWDLQSAL; encoded by the coding sequence ATGCCGCGTTATCGTATCAAGGGTATCAAAAATGCCCATCCCATCTCCACCACCCTCTCTGCCAAAAATCTCACAGAAGCAGAGCAAAAGGCCCAAAAAATCCAGATCACACCTATTTCCATCACATTGCAGCAAAGCTTTTGGCGCTCAAAAAGCCCCAAAGAAGAGCTTATTGCATGCTTTGAGCAGATTTCTTTGCTTTTGCAAAGCTCCCTGCCATTAGATGAGATCTTGCAGCATTGTGCAAATATCTCGCATCCTCATTTGCAGGGTTTGCTTTTGCAGACAAAAGATGGCCTGCAAGAAGGAAAGACGCTGCCCCAAAGTTTTGAGGCATTTGGGCAATTGCTCACCCCTTTGCACTATGCCCTGCTAGAAGTGGGAAGCAAGACAGGAAGGCTGCAAGAGAATTTTTTGCTCATTGCAAAAGATCTGGGGCAAAAACATGAATTTAACAAGCGCCTAAAAAAAGCTCTTTTTTACCCGTTTATCGTACTTTTGGGGGTGGTGGTTACATTTTTTTGCGCAGTGATTCTCATCATCCCAGAATTTGAGAAACTCTTTAGTGAAAAAACCCTGCCCTTTCCTACAAAAAGCCTGATTTATCTCGAGCATTTTTTGTTTCATTATGGAATTTTTACCCTGTCTTTTTTGGCTTTTTTGCTGCTTATTTTGCGAATTTTCATAAAAAAATCCCAAAAGTTGCGACTTTTTTTCCACCAAAGCATATTGGATCTCCCATTTTTTGGTCACGCACTGCTCTCTAGGTATCTGCAGAATTTTTTTCAATCGCTTTATTTTTTTCAAAATGCGGGAGTGGATTTACAAAAGGGCCTGCAAGTAAGTCTAGAGACCCTGCATAATTCTGCCTTGCAGGATGCTTTTTCTCAAATGTGTAGAGGTTTAACAGAGGGGAGTCGTCTTAGTGTTGTGAGCGCGCAGAACAAATATCTAGATTCCATTTCCACTGCCTTGCTTGCAAGTGGTGAGCAGAGTGGGAATCTTGAACATGCATTTTTGCATATTGCAAAGTATTATGAGAAAAAGGGCATGGAAATCATGGATAAGATTTTGCGCTCCATCGAGCCCTTTGCTACGGTTTTGATGGCAGCAATGGTGCTCTATCTCGCACTGGGGATTTTTCTACCTATTTGGGATTTGCAATCTGCCCTCTAA
- the mscS gene encoding small-conductance mechanosensitive channel MscS encodes MNEIKTLFLEILPQIEHFGILLLKALVFFCIGLYLSFFLRKKVVKLLSKKDEILANFIAQVAFVLTLIITAIIALSSLGVQTTSIITVLGTAGIAVALALKDSLSSIAGGIILIVLRPFKKGDTVELSGLNGKVESVNLFNTSLRLHDGRLAILPNKSVANSNIVNSNNSECRRIEWICGVGYGSDVEIVRKTIKEVIDGMEKIDKSMPTFVGITDFGSSSLNFTIRAWAKIEDGIFNVRSELIERVKNALDANHIEIPFNKLDISITNQDSLCK; translated from the coding sequence ATGAATGAAATCAAGACGCTATTTCTAGAGATCCTGCCACAAATAGAGCATTTTGGGATTCTCTTGCTCAAGGCTCTGGTGTTTTTTTGTATCGGGCTTTATCTTTCATTTTTTTTGCGAAAAAAGGTCGTGAAACTTCTATCAAAAAAGGATGAAATCCTTGCAAATTTTATCGCGCAGGTGGCTTTTGTCTTGACTCTTATCATCACCGCAATCATTGCACTCAGCTCCCTTGGCGTGCAAACCACATCTATTATCACTGTTCTGGGTACTGCTGGCATTGCTGTTGCATTAGCGCTCAAAGATTCTCTCTCAAGCATTGCTGGAGGGATTATCCTCATTGTTTTGCGCCCTTTCAAAAAGGGAGATACAGTGGAGCTTTCCGGCCTCAATGGCAAGGTAGAATCTGTCAATCTTTTCAACACTTCCTTGCGTCTGCATGATGGACGCCTAGCGATTTTGCCCAACAAAAGTGTTGCCAATTCCAATATTGTCAATAGCAATAATTCCGAGTGCAGACGCATTGAATGGATTTGCGGGGTGGGATATGGGAGTGATGTTGAAATCGTGCGCAAAACCATAAAAGAAGTAATCGATGGGATGGAAAAAATCGATAAAAGCATGCCGACCTTTGTTGGAATCACAGACTTTGGATCCAGCTCGCTGAATTTCACAATTCGAGCGTGGGCAAAGATTGAGGATGGCATCTTTAATGTGCGAAGCGAGCTCATTGAGCGAGTAAAAAATGCCCTTGATGCCAATCATATTGAAATCCCCTTTAATAAGCTAGACATCTCCATCACAAACCAGGATTCTTTATGCAAGTAA
- a CDS encoding tetratricopeptide repeat protein, whose amino-acid sequence MKNMPLKILLPLFALPIFFGIFVFFDKIHLPKESLINPMDSPKPYVLREGKLPMPRGFLDSKVAGALSFESALRIAEEKYKEKNYESALIWAYRAYEFAPEEKDVWILYAKILHAMGYKSQALEILTYYKKHHLALP is encoded by the coding sequence ATGAAAAACATGCCACTAAAGATTTTACTACCCCTTTTTGCTCTGCCTATTTTCTTTGGGATTTTTGTATTTTTTGACAAGATTCATTTGCCAAAAGAGAGCCTCATAAATCCCATGGATTCACCTAAGCCCTATGTATTGCGTGAGGGCAAATTGCCTATGCCTAGGGGATTTTTGGATAGCAAGGTAGCAGGAGCGCTAAGCTTTGAGAGTGCACTGCGCATCGCAGAAGAAAAATACAAAGAAAAAAACTATGAATCTGCGTTAATTTGGGCATATCGGGCCTATGAATTTGCTCCAGAGGAAAAAGATGTATGGATTTTGTATGCCAAGATTTTGCATGCAATGGGTTATAAATCCCAAGCCCTAGAGATTTTGACCTATTATAAAAAACACCATTTGGCTCTTCCATGA
- the mshL gene encoding pilus (MSHA type) biogenesis protein MshL, whose product MLNFHQASLNKILKTGFEALDLSYVFEDDSIKIKSLETKTFFLHYIATSRVAESSTNVIFSQDNREQYPIPTGMQMMNEYLTPSQNLLQLNQQQGNFTNRSGSKIASLDVLDFWGALETELHQIIFTEADKHFPSEGYQPITINKSSGFITITATPSQIKRATRYIQALSEGIGTQVLIDVQILTVSHKNVNTTGVDWGQFYQLGIQKSNAPLVNISGSGMSYGFNIFPQDLSIGKIVEFLEEYGSVQSISNPKILTLNNQPALISVGNIIRYTQSSIFQTSNTSTTLQNTRQQYPSIFAGILLDITPSIKEDNIILKINPSITSTKNKKIENKVEALPSPPNLSTNQISSIVRLKNNQRVILGGLISKTYSKEDRKIPLLGHIPLLKYLFSYSQDVNHVQEMVIIITPRIIPLP is encoded by the coding sequence TTGCTTAATTTCCACCAAGCAAGCCTAAATAAAATCCTAAAAACAGGTTTTGAGGCACTGGATTTGAGTTATGTTTTTGAGGATGATAGCATCAAAATCAAAAGCCTAGAGACAAAGACCTTTTTCTTGCATTATATCGCCACCTCTCGCGTGGCAGAGAGCAGCACCAATGTGATTTTTTCTCAAGACAATCGCGAGCAATATCCCATCCCCACGGGCATGCAGATGATGAATGAATATCTCACTCCATCCCAAAATCTTTTGCAACTCAATCAACAACAAGGAAATTTCACCAATCGCAGCGGCAGCAAAATCGCCTCCTTGGATGTGCTAGATTTTTGGGGTGCTTTGGAGACGGAATTGCATCAAATTATCTTTACAGAGGCAGATAAGCATTTTCCATCAGAGGGCTATCAACCCATCACTATTAACAAAAGTTCTGGTTTTATCACCATCACTGCCACTCCCTCTCAGATCAAAAGAGCTACGCGCTATATCCAGGCATTGAGCGAGGGCATTGGCACGCAGGTTTTGATTGATGTGCAGATTCTTACCGTCAGTCATAAAAATGTCAATACCACAGGTGTGGATTGGGGGCAATTTTATCAATTGGGTATTCAAAAGAGCAATGCCCCGCTGGTAAATATCAGCGGATCGGGCATGTCCTATGGCTTTAATATCTTCCCTCAAGATTTGAGCATTGGCAAGATTGTGGAGTTTCTTGAGGAGTATGGCAGCGTGCAGAGCATCAGCAATCCAAAGATCCTTACGCTCAATAATCAGCCCGCCCTCATTTCTGTGGGGAATATTATCCGCTACACCCAAAGCTCGATCTTTCAAACCAGCAACACTTCCACCACACTACAAAACACCCGCCAGCAATATCCCAGCATCTTTGCGGGCATTTTGCTAGATATCACCCCAAGCATCAAGGAAGATAACATCATCCTCAAAATCAACCCCTCCATCACCTCCACAAAAAACAAAAAAATCGAAAACAAAGTCGAGGCATTGCCCTCTCCGCCAAATCTCTCCACTAACCAAATTTCTTCCATTGTGCGATTGAAGAATAATCAAAGGGTTATTCTTGGAGGATTGATTTCCAAAACCTATTCCAAAGAAGATAGAAAAATCCCCTTGTTAGGACATATTCCTTTGCTGAAATATCTTTTTTCTTATTCCCAGGATGTCAATCATGTGCAAGAAATGGTGATTATCATCACACCAAGAATCATCCCCCTCCCATGA
- a CDS encoding metal-dependent hydrolase: MLLLNGTITDHSGSYQAHLRITDEIISEISPTLTPQENEEVLDCTGKDLLPALIDIGIYPKNKSLSSSTLSSLNAKCLQGGVGSALLYGDLHPLCNDANTLELIGFINSTLALNVFSSIHAFAPDGRIADIASLKSCGAKALHCKSQDLEGYNLLTLLNYAKMLNLPLILMPHDAQLANGVIDAGSLGAQMGLPSIPSIAWSKEVAKLGEISRFFCTPMLLTLADPKSIDYVKFFNTQGAQLLLQTSIHHLALEESHIQNYNTKAKIFPPLKNKASREALLQKICDGEIDCITSLQNATYNSHKDQVFELASSGIDTINEYFSLLYTYLVRTKIITLAKLSAMTSYHQAKFLNLPCGELSVGKRADILVADLEQSTICQDNYSPYFGQELYGKINHFILKGKIYE, encoded by the coding sequence ATGCTGCTGCTAAATGGAACCATTACAGATCACAGTGGCTCCTATCAAGCCCATCTACGCATAACTGATGAAATCATCTCAGAAATCTCCCCCACCCTCACCCCACAAGAAAATGAAGAAGTGCTAGATTGCACAGGCAAAGATCTCCTACCCGCCCTCATTGATATAGGAATCTATCCAAAAAACAAAAGCCTCTCTAGCAGCACACTTAGCAGCCTCAATGCCAAATGCCTCCAAGGAGGAGTGGGAAGCGCATTGCTCTATGGAGATCTGCATCCACTTTGTAATGATGCAAATACCCTAGAGTTGATAGGATTTATTAATTCCACCCTTGCTTTGAATGTCTTCTCTAGCATTCATGCATTTGCTCCTGATGGAAGGATTGCAGACATTGCTAGTCTCAAATCCTGTGGAGCCAAAGCCCTGCATTGCAAAAGCCAAGATTTGGAAGGATACAATCTCCTAACCCTTTTGAATTATGCCAAGATGCTCAATCTGCCACTCATCTTGATGCCTCATGATGCACAATTAGCAAATGGTGTCATAGATGCAGGGAGCCTTGGTGCGCAGATGGGTCTGCCAAGCATCCCCTCTATTGCCTGGAGCAAGGAAGTAGCAAAGCTAGGAGAGATCTCACGATTTTTTTGCACTCCCATGCTACTCACTCTTGCAGATCCAAAAAGCATAGACTATGTCAAGTTTTTCAACACACAGGGCGCGCAATTACTTTTGCAAACATCCATCCACCATCTCGCATTAGAAGAAAGCCACATTCAAAACTACAACACCAAAGCCAAAATTTTTCCCCCATTAAAGAACAAGGCCTCTAGGGAGGCTTTATTGCAAAAAATCTGTGATGGAGAGATAGATTGCATCACAAGCTTGCAAAATGCCACATATAATTCCCACAAAGATCAGGTTTTTGAGCTTGCAAGCAGCGGCATTGATACCATCAATGAATACTTTTCTCTTCTCTACACCTATCTAGTGCGAACAAAAATCATCACTCTTGCAAAACTCAGCGCTATGACCTCCTATCATCAGGCGAAATTCTTGAATCTTCCTTGCGGAGAGCTTTCAGTAGGAAAGAGGGCAGATATTTTGGTGGCAGATCTTGAGCAAAGCACAATTTGCCAGGACAACTACTCTCCTTATTTTGGTCAAGAACTTTATGGGAAAATCAATCACTTTATTTTGAAAGGAAAGATTTATGAATGA
- a CDS encoding GspE/PulE family protein, with product MRYFSHPQNLKIFGKHFCQKYQALLLLDSDFTPCIASKNPLPIPLLQEICKPYFEEIPKILPLSRAEFFQFSKYFDFQEKQAHIKNNIGGLFSLILQEAVLLETSDIHLESFHIKDLGIGGVLRFRVHGDLEIVSYFEEEVFRALCSKIKLDSRLNITDIKQAQDGRYATRIQEREYDCRVSAIPLYNGESLVLRILYKNKNNRSLESLHFTPSHLKILQQTLKIPYGILLVVGATGSGKSTTLYAILQSLQNEHKKIITLEDPPEHQMPFATQVKISSEFDFQEALRAILRHDPDIIVVGEIRDQITLELAFGAALTGHLVLATLHSNDCQSALQRLQNMGMAKQDILASLLLILAQRLYKSPCQHCQGGGCEHCNMQGIFGREVVTEILAFDSMVKKAVLQDCLQEYLEQSGFESLEQNLMRKIAEGRIVHKE from the coding sequence ATGAGATATTTCTCTCACCCTCAAAATCTCAAAATTTTTGGTAAGCATTTCTGTCAAAAATACCAAGCGCTTTTGCTCTTAGATAGCGATTTTACCCCCTGCATTGCCAGCAAAAATCCCTTGCCCATCCCCCTTTTGCAAGAGATTTGCAAGCCCTATTTTGAGGAAATCCCAAAGATCTTGCCTCTTAGCAGGGCGGAATTTTTTCAATTTAGCAAATATTTTGATTTTCAAGAAAAGCAGGCCCATATCAAAAACAACATTGGCGGGCTTTTTTCTTTGATTTTGCAAGAGGCTGTGTTGCTAGAGACTAGTGATATTCATTTGGAGAGTTTTCATATCAAAGATCTGGGCATTGGTGGGGTTTTGCGCTTCAGGGTCCATGGGGATTTGGAGATTGTGAGCTATTTTGAAGAGGAGGTTTTCCGTGCGCTTTGCTCTAAGATTAAGCTAGATTCTAGGCTCAATATCACAGACATCAAGCAAGCCCAAGATGGGCGCTATGCCACAAGAATCCAAGAGAGAGAATATGACTGCAGGGTCTCTGCTATCCCGCTTTATAATGGAGAATCTTTGGTGCTGCGCATTCTCTACAAAAACAAAAACAATCGCAGCCTAGAGTCTTTGCATTTCACGCCCTCTCATCTCAAAATTTTGCAGCAGACCCTAAAAATCCCCTATGGGATTTTACTCGTGGTAGGCGCTACGGGTAGTGGGAAAAGCACCACACTCTATGCGATTTTGCAATCCCTGCAAAATGAGCACAAGAAAATCATCACTCTAGAAGATCCCCCAGAGCATCAAATGCCTTTTGCCACGCAGGTAAAGATTTCTAGCGAATTTGATTTCCAAGAGGCTCTGCGTGCCATATTGCGCCATGACCCAGACATCATAGTAGTAGGAGAGATTCGCGACCAGATTACCCTGGAGCTTGCCTTTGGTGCAGCGCTTACGGGGCATTTGGTATTGGCTACTTTGCATAGCAATGACTGTCAAAGTGCGCTGCAAAGACTGCAGAATATGGGAATGGCAAAGCAGGATATTTTGGCTTCTTTGCTGCTTATTTTAGCGCAGCGTCTTTATAAAAGCCCCTGCCAACATTGTCAGGGTGGTGGCTGTGAGCATTGCAATATGCAGGGGATTTTTGGCAGGGAGGTGGTCACAGAGATTTTGGCTTTTGACTCTATGGTCAAAAAGGCAGTTTTACAAGATTGTTTGCAAGAATATTTGGAGCAGAGTGGATTTGAGAGTCTGGAGCAAAACCTCATGCGAAAAATTGCTGAGGGCAGGATTGTGCATAAGGAATAA